Proteins from a genomic interval of Bombus affinis isolate iyBomAffi1 chromosome 14, iyBomAffi1.2, whole genome shotgun sequence:
- the LOC126924081 gene encoding cytosolic purine 5'-nucleotidase isoform X6, with protein sequence MSCENVHVLITPGRTGCKVRFPDESNIFYEESFYRSVLGSPLNHGIEMTKNNCSEQDLDNYNESGLRTDKRELGHRIFVNRSLHLENIKFYGFDMDYTLAEYKSPQYEQLGFTLLKDRLVSLGYPQEIKAFEYDPSFPVRGLWFDTLYGNLLKVDAYGNILVCVHGFEFLKHSQVYELYPNKFLQLDESRVYVLNTLFNLPETYLLACLIDFFTNSPQYTREKTGVKEGELTMSFKSIFQDVRNAVDWIHLHGNLKTKTIENLDEYVKKDKRLPMFLNRIRESGAKIFLLTNSDYVFTDKIMTYLFDFPHGAKPDEPHRNWKTYFDTIVVDARKPLFFGEGTILRQVDTKTGALKLGTHKGPLHTGEVYSGGSCDVFTELIGAKGKDVLYVGDHIFGDILKSKKIRGWRTFLIVPELVQELHVWTDKCQLFAELQNLDVMLGEMYKNLDSSTKEKPDISKLRASIRDVTHKMDLSYGMMGSLFRSGSRQTFFSSQVVRYADLYAATFLNLIYYPFSYMFRAPAMLMPHESTVAHEQRFVMETPMISRSRTFKLTDEEEEENKPTKTLYVDCPNNQIPHPRPETPRNVTHTHDEDCSDEDSDSQKQANHIRSCTRNSNCK encoded by the exons ATGAGCTGTGAAAATGTGCACGTGCTGATTACGCCAGGCAGAACTG GGTGCAAAGTTCGATTCCCGGATGAGTCAAACATCTTTTACGAAGAATCCTTTTATCGATCAGTGCTTGGCTCCCCTTTAAATCACGGTATAGAAATGACCAAGAACAATTGTAGTGAACAAGACCTGGATAACTACAATGAGAGTGGCCTACGAACAGATAAGCGTGAATTAGGTCACAG AATTTTTGTGAATCGTAGCCTTCATTTAGAAAATATCAAGTTCTATGGATTCGACATGGATTACACGTTAGCAG aaTATAAGTCGCCACAGTATGAACAACTGGGTTTTACACTGTTAAAAGATCGTCTAGTATCCCTGGGATATCCACAGGAAATTAAAGCATTCGAATATGATCCCAGTTTCCCGGTGCGGGGACTTTGGTTTGATACTCTTTATGGAAACCTCCTTAAAGTGGATGCCTATGGAAACATCCTAGTTTGCGTTCATggttttgaatttttgaaaca TTCACAAGTATACGAACTTTATCCGaataaatttttacaattaGACGAGTCCAGGGTATACGTGCTCAATACATTGTTCAATCTTCCTGAGACATATTTATTAGCCTGTTTGATAGACTTTTTCACGAATTCACCGCAATACACGCGAGAAAAGACAGGGGTAAAAGAGGGAGAGCTTACAATGAGCTTTAAAAGCATATTCCAAGATGTACGAAACGCTGTAGATTGGATACATCTTCACGGTAATTTAAAAACGAAAACTATCGAGAATTTGGACGAATACGTGAAGAAAGACAAGAGATTGCCGATGTTTCTTAATAGAATCAGAGAAAGTGGagcaaaaatatttcttttaacgaATAGCGACTACGTTTTTACTGATAAAATTATGACTTATCTTTTCGATTTTCCACATGGTGCAAag CCTGACGAACCGCATAGAAATTGGAAAACGTATTTTGATACTATCGTAGTAGATGCTAGGAAACCATTATTTTTTGGTGAGGGTACTATTTTGCGGCAAGTAGATACCAAAACTGGAGCTTTGAAACTTGGAACACACAAGGGTCCACTTCATACAG GAGAAGTTTACTCAGGAGGTTCCTGTGACGTATTCACCGAATTGATAGGTGCAAAGGGTAAAGACGTATTATATGTTGGTGATCATATCTTCGGTGATATATTGAAGAGTAAAAAGATCAGAGGATGGCGAACATTCTTAATAGTGCCTGAACTGGTGCAAGAGCTTCATGTTTGGACGGACAAATGTCAATTATTTGCCGAGTTACAGAATTTAGACGTTATGCTAGGAGAAATGTACAA AAATTTAGATAGCAGCACAAAAGAAAAACCTGATATTTCCAAGTTGCGAGCATCTATAAGAGACGTCACGCACAAAATGGATTTATCTTATGGAATGATGGGTTCATTATTCCGCAGCGGAAGTAGGCAAACCTTTTTCAGTAGTCAAGTAGTAAGGTATGCTGATCTTTATGCAGCAACCTTTTTAAACCTCATTTATTATCCATTTTCATACATGTTTCGAGCTCCTGCTATGTTG ATGCCTCATGAGAGTACAGTTGCTCATGAACAGAGATTTGTTATGGAAACGCCAATGATTAGTCGATCTCGGACATTCAAACTTActgatgaagaagaagaagagaataaACCTACT AAAACTTTGTACGTGGATTGTCCGAATAATCAAATACCACACCCAAGGCCAGAAACTCCACGTAATGTGACGCATACCCACGATGAAGATTGTAGTGATGAAGACAGTGATTCTCAGAAACAAGCAAACCATATAAGATCGTGTACAAGGAATTCTAATTGTAAATGA
- the LOC126924081 gene encoding cytosolic purine 5'-nucleotidase isoform X3 codes for MFLLHLNTKMILVEIKSGIDKLVKAGCKVRFPDESNIFYEESFYRSVLGSPLNHGIEMTKNNCSEQDLDNYNESGLRTDKRELGHRIFVNRSLHLENIKFYGFDMDYTLAEYKSPQYEQLGFTLLKDRLVSLGYPQEIKAFEYDPSFPVRGLWFDTLYGNLLKVDAYGNILVCVHGFEFLKHSQVYELYPNKFLQLDESRVYVLNTLFNLPETYLLACLIDFFTNSPQYTREKTGVKEGELTMSFKSIFQDVRNAVDWIHLHGNLKTKTIENLDEYVKKDKRLPMFLNRIRESGAKIFLLTNSDYVFTDKIMTYLFDFPHGAKPDEPHRNWKTYFDTIVVDARKPLFFGEGTILRQVDTKTGALKLGTHKGPLHTGEVYSGGSCDVFTELIGAKGKDVLYVGDHIFGDILKSKKIRGWRTFLIVPELVQELHVWTDKCQLFAELQNLDVMLGEMYKNLDSSTKEKPDISKLRASIRDVTHKMDLSYGMMGSLFRSGSRQTFFSSQVVRYADLYAATFLNLIYYPFSYMFRAPAMLMPHESTVAHEQRFVMETPMISRSRTFKLTDEEEEENKPTKTLYVDCPNNQIPHPRPETPRNVTHTHDEDCSDEDSDSQKQANHIRSCTRNSNCK; via the exons ATGTTCCTACTACACCTCAACACGAAAATGATCCTAGTGGAAATAAAAAGTGGTATCGACAAGCTAGTCAAAG CAGGGTGCAAAGTTCGATTCCCGGATGAGTCAAACATCTTTTACGAAGAATCCTTTTATCGATCAGTGCTTGGCTCCCCTTTAAATCACGGTATAGAAATGACCAAGAACAATTGTAGTGAACAAGACCTGGATAACTACAATGAGAGTGGCCTACGAACAGATAAGCGTGAATTAGGTCACAG AATTTTTGTGAATCGTAGCCTTCATTTAGAAAATATCAAGTTCTATGGATTCGACATGGATTACACGTTAGCAG aaTATAAGTCGCCACAGTATGAACAACTGGGTTTTACACTGTTAAAAGATCGTCTAGTATCCCTGGGATATCCACAGGAAATTAAAGCATTCGAATATGATCCCAGTTTCCCGGTGCGGGGACTTTGGTTTGATACTCTTTATGGAAACCTCCTTAAAGTGGATGCCTATGGAAACATCCTAGTTTGCGTTCATggttttgaatttttgaaaca TTCACAAGTATACGAACTTTATCCGaataaatttttacaattaGACGAGTCCAGGGTATACGTGCTCAATACATTGTTCAATCTTCCTGAGACATATTTATTAGCCTGTTTGATAGACTTTTTCACGAATTCACCGCAATACACGCGAGAAAAGACAGGGGTAAAAGAGGGAGAGCTTACAATGAGCTTTAAAAGCATATTCCAAGATGTACGAAACGCTGTAGATTGGATACATCTTCACGGTAATTTAAAAACGAAAACTATCGAGAATTTGGACGAATACGTGAAGAAAGACAAGAGATTGCCGATGTTTCTTAATAGAATCAGAGAAAGTGGagcaaaaatatttcttttaacgaATAGCGACTACGTTTTTACTGATAAAATTATGACTTATCTTTTCGATTTTCCACATGGTGCAAag CCTGACGAACCGCATAGAAATTGGAAAACGTATTTTGATACTATCGTAGTAGATGCTAGGAAACCATTATTTTTTGGTGAGGGTACTATTTTGCGGCAAGTAGATACCAAAACTGGAGCTTTGAAACTTGGAACACACAAGGGTCCACTTCATACAG GAGAAGTTTACTCAGGAGGTTCCTGTGACGTATTCACCGAATTGATAGGTGCAAAGGGTAAAGACGTATTATATGTTGGTGATCATATCTTCGGTGATATATTGAAGAGTAAAAAGATCAGAGGATGGCGAACATTCTTAATAGTGCCTGAACTGGTGCAAGAGCTTCATGTTTGGACGGACAAATGTCAATTATTTGCCGAGTTACAGAATTTAGACGTTATGCTAGGAGAAATGTACAA AAATTTAGATAGCAGCACAAAAGAAAAACCTGATATTTCCAAGTTGCGAGCATCTATAAGAGACGTCACGCACAAAATGGATTTATCTTATGGAATGATGGGTTCATTATTCCGCAGCGGAAGTAGGCAAACCTTTTTCAGTAGTCAAGTAGTAAGGTATGCTGATCTTTATGCAGCAACCTTTTTAAACCTCATTTATTATCCATTTTCATACATGTTTCGAGCTCCTGCTATGTTG ATGCCTCATGAGAGTACAGTTGCTCATGAACAGAGATTTGTTATGGAAACGCCAATGATTAGTCGATCTCGGACATTCAAACTTActgatgaagaagaagaagagaataaACCTACT AAAACTTTGTACGTGGATTGTCCGAATAATCAAATACCACACCCAAGGCCAGAAACTCCACGTAATGTGACGCATACCCACGATGAAGATTGTAGTGATGAAGACAGTGATTCTCAGAAACAAGCAAACCATATAAGATCGTGTACAAGGAATTCTAATTGTAAATGA
- the LOC126924081 gene encoding cytosolic purine 5'-nucleotidase isoform X5 has protein sequence MSCENVHVLITPGRTAGCKVRFPDESNIFYEESFYRSVLGSPLNHGIEMTKNNCSEQDLDNYNESGLRTDKRELGHRIFVNRSLHLENIKFYGFDMDYTLAEYKSPQYEQLGFTLLKDRLVSLGYPQEIKAFEYDPSFPVRGLWFDTLYGNLLKVDAYGNILVCVHGFEFLKHSQVYELYPNKFLQLDESRVYVLNTLFNLPETYLLACLIDFFTNSPQYTREKTGVKEGELTMSFKSIFQDVRNAVDWIHLHGNLKTKTIENLDEYVKKDKRLPMFLNRIRESGAKIFLLTNSDYVFTDKIMTYLFDFPHGAKPDEPHRNWKTYFDTIVVDARKPLFFGEGTILRQVDTKTGALKLGTHKGPLHTGEVYSGGSCDVFTELIGAKGKDVLYVGDHIFGDILKSKKIRGWRTFLIVPELVQELHVWTDKCQLFAELQNLDVMLGEMYKNLDSSTKEKPDISKLRASIRDVTHKMDLSYGMMGSLFRSGSRQTFFSSQVVRYADLYAATFLNLIYYPFSYMFRAPAMLMPHESTVAHEQRFVMETPMISRSRTFKLTDEEEEENKPTKTLYVDCPNNQIPHPRPETPRNVTHTHDEDCSDEDSDSQKQANHIRSCTRNSNCK, from the exons ATGAGCTGTGAAAATGTGCACGTGCTGATTACGCCAGGCAGAACTG CAGGGTGCAAAGTTCGATTCCCGGATGAGTCAAACATCTTTTACGAAGAATCCTTTTATCGATCAGTGCTTGGCTCCCCTTTAAATCACGGTATAGAAATGACCAAGAACAATTGTAGTGAACAAGACCTGGATAACTACAATGAGAGTGGCCTACGAACAGATAAGCGTGAATTAGGTCACAG AATTTTTGTGAATCGTAGCCTTCATTTAGAAAATATCAAGTTCTATGGATTCGACATGGATTACACGTTAGCAG aaTATAAGTCGCCACAGTATGAACAACTGGGTTTTACACTGTTAAAAGATCGTCTAGTATCCCTGGGATATCCACAGGAAATTAAAGCATTCGAATATGATCCCAGTTTCCCGGTGCGGGGACTTTGGTTTGATACTCTTTATGGAAACCTCCTTAAAGTGGATGCCTATGGAAACATCCTAGTTTGCGTTCATggttttgaatttttgaaaca TTCACAAGTATACGAACTTTATCCGaataaatttttacaattaGACGAGTCCAGGGTATACGTGCTCAATACATTGTTCAATCTTCCTGAGACATATTTATTAGCCTGTTTGATAGACTTTTTCACGAATTCACCGCAATACACGCGAGAAAAGACAGGGGTAAAAGAGGGAGAGCTTACAATGAGCTTTAAAAGCATATTCCAAGATGTACGAAACGCTGTAGATTGGATACATCTTCACGGTAATTTAAAAACGAAAACTATCGAGAATTTGGACGAATACGTGAAGAAAGACAAGAGATTGCCGATGTTTCTTAATAGAATCAGAGAAAGTGGagcaaaaatatttcttttaacgaATAGCGACTACGTTTTTACTGATAAAATTATGACTTATCTTTTCGATTTTCCACATGGTGCAAag CCTGACGAACCGCATAGAAATTGGAAAACGTATTTTGATACTATCGTAGTAGATGCTAGGAAACCATTATTTTTTGGTGAGGGTACTATTTTGCGGCAAGTAGATACCAAAACTGGAGCTTTGAAACTTGGAACACACAAGGGTCCACTTCATACAG GAGAAGTTTACTCAGGAGGTTCCTGTGACGTATTCACCGAATTGATAGGTGCAAAGGGTAAAGACGTATTATATGTTGGTGATCATATCTTCGGTGATATATTGAAGAGTAAAAAGATCAGAGGATGGCGAACATTCTTAATAGTGCCTGAACTGGTGCAAGAGCTTCATGTTTGGACGGACAAATGTCAATTATTTGCCGAGTTACAGAATTTAGACGTTATGCTAGGAGAAATGTACAA AAATTTAGATAGCAGCACAAAAGAAAAACCTGATATTTCCAAGTTGCGAGCATCTATAAGAGACGTCACGCACAAAATGGATTTATCTTATGGAATGATGGGTTCATTATTCCGCAGCGGAAGTAGGCAAACCTTTTTCAGTAGTCAAGTAGTAAGGTATGCTGATCTTTATGCAGCAACCTTTTTAAACCTCATTTATTATCCATTTTCATACATGTTTCGAGCTCCTGCTATGTTG ATGCCTCATGAGAGTACAGTTGCTCATGAACAGAGATTTGTTATGGAAACGCCAATGATTAGTCGATCTCGGACATTCAAACTTActgatgaagaagaagaagagaataaACCTACT AAAACTTTGTACGTGGATTGTCCGAATAATCAAATACCACACCCAAGGCCAGAAACTCCACGTAATGTGACGCATACCCACGATGAAGATTGTAGTGATGAAGACAGTGATTCTCAGAAACAAGCAAACCATATAAGATCGTGTACAAGGAATTCTAATTGTAAATGA